TTGTTGGCTTTGAGAGACTGATAATATAAAGGTAATAAGAATGGAAATAAGTAAAAAGACTTTTAAAAATTTTTTCATTCTATATCCCTCCTAAATTTTTATAGCCTAGAATACTCTTAAAAAGTCTTAATTTAACTATCTTTTAACCACCTCCTTTGTAAATAATGCAACTACATTGTATAGTTTAAAATTAAATTTTTGTTTTGTCAAGGGACACTCATTTTTGTTTATAATTCTCCTTTAAAATTTAATTTAAGTATTAATACATCTGAAGCTTGAGCTCCCCAAGATCTTGTCAAACCCCCAACCAAAAGACTTCCATCTTCCAACTCTAGAACAGTTCTACCTTCGTCATCTCCTTCTCCATCATAAACTTTGTACCATAAAGGCTCTCCTGAAGAAGAAATCTTAAGAATATAAACTCCAAGTCCCATAACCCCATAAGATCTAGTACTTCCTACTATAACAAATCCTCCATCTTTAGTATTAACCACACAAACACCTTCTTCTGACTCTTCTCCTCCAAAATTTCTCTCCCAAATGATGTTTCCCGCTGAATTTACTTTTAATACATATATGTCACCTTTACTCCCATAAGAAAAAGTTGAACCTACCAGAAGATAATTTCCATCTATAGTTTTTATAATTGCAGATGCAGAATCATCCCTTGCTCCGCCATAAGTTCTGTACCAAACTAGATTTCCATTCTTATCAATTTTAATCAAAGCTATATCCTTTCCTCCACCCCCGAAAGAAAGCGTATATCCTGCAATCAGATAATTACCATCTTCGCTTTCCAAGATACAGTTTGCTTCATCAAAATTCCTTCCTCCCCAAGTTTTACTCCATAATTGTTCTCCGTTAGGCGAAAGTTTTATCATGTAAAAATCAGAATTTCCTGCGCCAAAGGATCTTGTCCAACCCACCAAAATATAGTTCCCATCAGAATCCTCAATAGCAGATCTTCCTCCATCCATATCCACTCCACCAAAATTTTTAGCCCAAACAATATTTCCTTTTTTATCTAACTTAACTACGTATAAATCTTTTGAGATTCCAGTAGCATAAGAATAACTTTCCCCTAATACCAATATTCCGCCATCAGAAGTCTCAATTACACACTGAGCATTATCATCTCTCTCTCCATAGTGAAACCACTCACCAAGCACATTTCCCCATTTATCAATTTTTAATAAATAAAAATCATCTTCCCCATTAGGATTTTTAGAATTACTCATTCCTGCAAAAAGATAACTACCATCCCTTGTTTCTATGCAACTATTTACTAATTCATTTTTAGAATATCCGTGTATTTTTCTCCAGGTAACCTTTAGTGTAAAAGAAGAACATCCAGTTATTGTAAAAATAGATAATAAAAGAAAAAATACCAGTAAAAATTTAAAACATCTCATAAACCTCATATCCTCTTTACCTCCCTATTAGAGGACAGGGGGAAACTTTTAAATTTCCCCCTGTCTAGTAGATTATTCATATTTAACAATAATCTTACCCGCTCCAGCCCTTTCTTGAACTTTCAAAGGAACATTTTGAGGATTCTCCACAGTATATGTGTATGGAATCCAGTTATTTATTATCAACCATTCATTTGCTCTGTTTCTAAAATCATAATTCTGACCATCTGTAAGTTTGTCTAAAGTAGGTAAATTTCTTATAGGAGTACCACATTCTAAATAGTAGTTAGTATCGCCATTTTCTGGATCTTCTTTAGAAAGAACAATAAATCCTTCAGGAGTAGATATTTGAGTAGGAGACTGAACTCTTTCAAGATAATTATATTCAAATAAACATCTCACAGCACATGAGGCATTTGGTCCAAGCTGTACATCGGTGTAATAATTATTAAATATATGAACTATACCATATCTCATTCTAGGATTTCTACCAGCAGTACCATTAAACCAGTTATGATGATAAGTAACTCTTAAGAAGTCAGCATCGTCAGGCAGATTATCTGCTCCCCCTACAATACTTACTCCTTTAGCTCCAACATTTTCAAATCTATTCCAAGATAATGTCACATAATTTCCCTGTCTTGTGATATCCACGTTGCTATCAACTGCCTTTCTAAAAGTACAATGATCTATCCATATGTTAGAGGATCCCCACCAAATGGAAATATTATCATCAGGAGCATTATCAAATATTATATTTCTTATGATAATATTTCTTTCTGGATCTCCTGATCTTCCAATTCTTAGAGATATTCCATCAATAGTTGCTCCATTTCCAAGTCCAAGAATTGTGAGATTAGATCCAATATTAATAGTGTTTAAATACTTAGGATCCTCTAAAAAATAAGATATTGTGTATGTGATATTACCATCAACAAGCACAACTCTCGGAGTATCATTAGAATAATGTACCGCTTCAAAAAATTCTTTATAATTTTTAACAACAATTATATTTCCATTTGCTCCACCCGTTGTTCCTTGACCCTGAGTTGCAAAACCTATCATAGGCTCATCGTAACCAATTATTTTCAAAGTCGGTAGTGTAGGTCCCTTTGGGCCAGTAGGGGCTCCACATCCCGAGAGAAAAAATAGCAAGACTATAGATAATAAAGTTATTATCTTTTTTCTAATCAACATTTTTCTATCACCCCTCTTAATAATTTAAAAATTGAAATTTTAAAAAGTTACATTAACTATATCCTCAACAGTAAAGGGTATGGTAGTATCGAACCAGCCTGCTCCAAAATTCCAGTTTTTATATATTCTTAAAGTATTAGATAGTTTTCCCCATCTAGAACTTAATCTTAAATACCATACATCTTTTGTTCCAATTGAAGTATATAAACCATATAATCCATCTATCGTTCCAAAATTAAAGGGTGGTAAACTTATACGAATATACATGTAATTTGGAGAATCAGGAGCACTATAGTAAGCTCCATATATGGATAACTTAGGTATCAAATCTGTTATCTGAGCCTCAATGTTGTATCCTCCGTCTCCTCTATAAAATCCTGTTAAAATAAAGTTATGTAATGGTTTTAAACTCCCACCAATAGCCCATTGCCTAGAATTATTTCCATACTCCCCAAAAAGAGTCACAAAAGATGTAGGCTTAAATTCAGCTCCAACTACAAAGGTGTTCACAAGCATTTGCATATTAAAATCATACAAAGCATATAAATTAGAACCCAAAAATTTAGAAGTTAACTCCTGAGTGTCTAACTTCATTATTAATCTACCCGTGTTAAAATCAACATCAGATTCTATTAGTGAAGGTATATAGCTTAAAACTAATCTAAAGGGTTTTTTTAGAGTTAATTGTATTCCATTTAGATTTAATCTATTATAAAGCATAGAGTCGAATAAAGCTTTTGTTCCTTCTACAGATATATAATATTTAGCAAGATAAAAATCTAAAATCCCAAGAATATTTGAAATAGACAAATAGCCCCCTCTAAACCCAGTATCTCTAAGATCTAAATATGCTGTCACATTACCTTCTTTAAAAGAGTAGAAAAGAAAATAGTTAGGATTAAAATTTATTTTTTTTGAATCTGGATAGAACTTAAAAGAAAATTCAACTCTATTGGATAAAGTTGTTTGAGCATGAACCACATTAAATAAGAAGATAATTATTAAAAATAGCAAACTAAATTTTTTCATTAATATATCCCTCCCTCTTATTGTTCATAAATATGCTCAATAAAACTATTAACATCCCAATTCCCTAAGAAATTTTCTTTTGAGTAAATATTAATACTTTCACCGCTAAGTTGACGTCTTTTATCATTAATGATTGCTCCAAGTCCATAATTTTGATATTCATAAAATCTTTCAGTTTCAGGATAAAACCATATAGTCTCCCCAGTATTAGGGTCTCTTGAGCTCATTGCGGTCCAACCATCATTATGAATATGCTGATCCATATAACAATTTCTAAAAACTACATTGGAATTTACGTTGTAAGGATCAGAACTCGGATGCCAAGGACGTCCTAAGTATACGCTGTTAGGTTCTTTAATATTTGTTAAAAGCTTACAGTTTTCAAAGAGAAAACCTAGTTTTCCTATTGGAGTACTAGCAGCAGTTATATATCCCTTAGGAGAAATACCTGGTCTGTCCACTGAAAAAATAGTACAATTTTCAAATACTGCCTTACCATCACCGAAAATAAAGTCTACATCTCCCTCAATATAGCAGTCCACAAAATAATGAAGTCCTCCCCTTATATACAATGTATCTTGATTACCAATAAATCTACAATTTTTGAAAACAACTTTATCTGCTTGGCTTAAAACAGCTACTGCCTGTTTGTTTGAAATACTTGAATTAGCTATCTCATCAAAGGAATTTTCAAAGGTAATATTTTCAGCAGTAAAACCTGTAACATTACTCATAATAGTTACACTTGCGCTTTGAGATGTGCCCCCTGCAGTTCCAGAACAAAGATCGTAATATATTTTTGTCGTATTAACATCCTCACCAATCAAGCTAATATTAGAAAAACCAATAGTTACTTTTTCATAGTAAGATCCACTCTTAATAAAAATAAAAACTCTATTTCCACTATAAGATTTCTGATTAAGAATCACATGGACTATAGCTTTTAAAATACTATTAAAATATTTAATCCCGTTTATTTCTTCCCCATCTTTCCCCTGATAGTTTTTATCAACAATTATATGAACTTTAGGAAGATATAAAATATTCTCATAATTAAATTCACACTTCTCTCCAGATTTACTTA
This genomic stretch from Dictyoglomus sp. harbors:
- a CDS encoding pectinesterase family protein, with translation MVFKAGSVGLLLIILVFLLLGCSPKEELVKPFEVSIINPLKNVVIENPYVFKIYSTQDAYCNIYLNNNLVVNSSIKSNTISEVPLSFTKSRGNNIKIEIISKSGEKCEFNYENILYLPKVHIIVDKNYQGKDGEEINGIKYFNSILKAIVHVILNQKSYSGNRVFIFIKSGSYYEKVTIGFSNISLIGEDVNTTKIYYDLCSGTAGGTSQSASVTIMSNVTGFTAENITFENSFDEIANSSISNKQAVAVLSQADKVVFKNCRFIGNQDTLYIRGGLHYFVDCYIEGDVDFIFGDGKAVFENCTIFSVDRPGISPKGYITAASTPIGKLGFLFENCKLLTNIKEPNSVYLGRPWHPSSDPYNVNSNVVFRNCYMDQHIHNDGWTAMSSRDPNTGETIWFYPETERFYEYQNYGLGAIINDKRRQLSGESINIYSKENFLGNWDVNSFIEHIYEQ